The following are from one region of the Coffea eugenioides isolate CCC68of chromosome 2, Ceug_1.0, whole genome shotgun sequence genome:
- the LOC113763065 gene encoding uncharacterized protein LOC113763065 has product MSTVETTVREWAQYNEVRVGEDKTEVNGEKQAAESSRWYPPPQGVIKLNSDAALEQKERRIGSEVVARREDGEMVGAWAGGERRDGNPTVEEALAIRKAVIKAKQRGWNKVEIQSDCKQMVDKLKDRNNEDPITGTILADILMLSQEFDECYFSFVKRDAVSQAGKICHKPV; this is encoded by the exons ATGTCGACTGTCGAGACGA CTGTACGTGAGTGGGCTCAATATAACGAAGTGAGAGTTGGAGAGGACAAAACAGAGGTAAATGGGGAAAAACAAGCGGCAGAATCGAGTAGATGGTATCCACCCCCACAGGGAGTTATCAAGTTAAACTCTGATGCAGCTTTGGAGCAAAAGGAGAGGAGAATAGGCTCGGAGGTGGTGGCCAGAAGGGAGGATGGGGAGATGGTTGGAGCTTGGGCAGGAGGTGAAAGGAGAGACGGAAACCCAACAGTGGAGGAAGCCTTAGCTATCAGAAAAGCTGTCATCAAGGCAAAGCAGAGGGGCTGGAACAAAGTGGAAATCCAATCTGATTGTAAACAGATGGTTGATAAGCTCAAGGATAGGAATAATGAAGACCCAATTACGGGGACTATATTAGCTGATATACTGATGTTAAGCCAAGAGTTTGATGAATGTTACTTCTCATTTGTTAAAAGAGATGCTGTCTCACAAGCTGGCAAAATTTGCCATAAGCCTGTATGA
- the LOC113760827 gene encoding probable transcriptional regulator SLK2 isoform X2, which translates to MAPNRVAGGLAHSSSSSGIFFPGDGQSQVVGNSNLSSSFGNSSSTIPGSARANLGPVSGDVSNTVLNSVPSSGPSVGASSLVTDANSGLSGGPHLQRSASINTESYMRLPASPMSFSSNNISISGSSIMDGSSVMQPSSNQDPNAQQLQQNHHHQGASSATSLPTPRVGQVQLPNGSRVPGSLIQDPGYMSQLQKKPRLDIKQEDILQQQQQRLRQQQQQLLQSMPPIQRAQLLQQQQQQQQQLQLRQQLQQQGATPSSGTKRPYDGGVCSRRLMQYLYHQRQRPADNSIAYWRKFVSEYYSPRAKKRWCLSLYDNVGHHSLGVFPQAAMDAWQCDICGSKSGRGFEATFEVLPRLNEIKFGSGVIDELLFLDLPRECRFSSGIMMLEYVKAVQESVYEQLRVVREGQLRIIFAPDLKILSWEFCARRHEELLPRRLVAPQVNQLLQVAQKCQSTISESGGEGVCQQDLQTNSNMVVTAGRQLARSFELQSLNDLGFSKRYVRCLQISEVVNSMKDLMDFCRENKVGPIEGLKNFPRQGNAAKLQAQKVQEMDQLGGIQSLPTDRSTMNKLMALHPGLNNQMGNTQHMVGRGGLSGSAQAALALTNYQNLLMRQNSMNSSRSSLHQEASSSLSNSNQNPSSTFQGPSGAVPGTLQNPPIGGFSGSHLQQPPLQQRLALLQQNNAVQGSQPLQQHMMQQLMQDNSGIQQPVACQSLGGSVSRDGLAFGNKSSTGSVTTGNGTSNVMGPAPSRSNSFKVASNSESSAAGASSGFNQKSSELPRSLHLSEEMVPDIPHEFAENGFLSSDLDDNMNFGWKA; encoded by the exons ATGGCACCTAACAGGGTGGCTGGTGGACTGGCACATTCCTCTTCCAGTTCTGGCATCTTTTTTCCTGGAGATGGTCAGTCCCAAGTTGTGGGTAATTCTAACTTGAGTTCGTCTTTTGGGAACTCATCGAGTACAATCCCGGGAAGTGCACGGGCCAATTTGGGTCCTGTATCTGGTGATGTTAGTAATACGGTCTTGAATAGCGTACCAAGCTCAGGTCCCAGTGTTGGGGCTAGCTCATTAGTCACTGATGCAAATTCGGGACTTTCAGGAGGTCCCCATCTCCAGAGAAGTGCAAGCATTAATACAGAGTCTTACATGAGGTTGCCTGCATCACCCATGTCTTTCTCATCCAATAATATTAGTATATCTGGCTCTTCAATTATGGATGGATCATCTGTGATGCAGCCAAGCTCAAATCAAGATCCGAATGCTCAACAACTACAGCAAAATCACCACCATCAAGGTGCTTCAAGTGCCACATCCTTACCAACACCACGGGTTGGGCAGGTTCAACTTCCTAATGGTTCACGGGTCCCAGGCTCATTAATCCAAGATCCTGGTTACATGTCTCAGTTGCAAAAGAAACCTCGATTGGACATTAAGCAGGAAGATATTCTCCAACAGCAG CAACAGAGATTAaggcagcagcagcaacaactGCTACAGTCCATGCCACCAATTCAGCGAGCCCAGTTGCTGcagcaacagcagcagcagcaacagcaACTGCAGTTAAGACAACAGCTTCAACAACAGGGTGCAACACCTTCATCTGGGACAAAGCGACCCTATGATGGTGGTGTCTGCTCTCGTAGGCTGATGCAATATCTATACCACCAGCGTCAAAGACCTGCA GATAACAGCATTGCTTATTGGAGGAAGTTCGTTTCAGAATATTACTCTCCCCGTGCTAAAAAGAGGTGGTGCTTATCGCTATATGACAATGTTGGACACCATTCGCTAGGAGTATTTCCCCAGGCAGCCATG GATGCATGGCAATGTGATATTTGTGGTTCAAAATCTGGAAGAGGTTTTG AGGCAACTTTTGAAGTGCTTCCCAGACTTAACGAGATCAAATTTGGAAGTGGGGTCATCGATGAGCTGTTATTTTTGGATTTGCCGCGCGAATGTAGATTTTCTTCAGGAATAATGATGCTGGAGTATGTGAAGGCAGTTCAAGAAAGTGTATATGAGCAACTACGGGTGGTTCGTGAAGGTCAGCTTCGTATTATTTTCGCCCCTGATTTAAAG ATATTGTCATGGGAATTTTGTGCACGACGTCATGAGGAGTTGCTTCCGCGTAGATTGGTTGCACCACAG gttAATCAGTTACTACAGGTTGCACAAAAGTGCCAAAGCACAATCTCTGAAAGCGGAGGAGAGGGTGTCTGTCAGCAAGATCTACAGACTAACAGTAACAT GGTTGTGACAGCTGGCCGTCAGCTTGCCAGAAGTTTTGAGTTGCAATCGCTTAATGATTTAGGATTCTCCAAGAGATATGTGCGATGCTTACAG ATATCAGAGGTTGTCAATAGCATGAAAGACTTGATGGATTTTTGCAGAGAAAACAAAGTTGGGCCTATTG AGGGCCTGAAAAACTTTCCCCGACAAGGCAATGCAGCCAAGCTTCAGGCACAAAAGGTTCAGGAAATGGATCAGCTGGGAGGTATTCAGAGTCTGCCAACTGATCGAAGTACAATGAATAAGCTAATGGCTCTGCATCCTGGATTAAACAACCAAATGGGCAATACTCAGCACATGGTGGGTAGAGGTGGTTTAAGTGGGTCAGCACAAGCCGCCCTTGCCCTGACAAATTACCAAAACTTGCTCATGAGACAGAACTCAATGAACTCAAGTCGTAGTTCATTGCATCAGGAAGCATCTTCTTCTTTGAGTAATTCTAATCAGAATCCGTCCTCAACATTTCAAGGGCCTTCAGGTGCAGTTCCAGGAACCTTGCAGAATCCACCAATTGGTGGGTTTTCAGGTTCCCATCTGCAACAGCCACCACTGCAGCAGCGTTTAGCCTTGCTGCAGCAAAATAATGCCGTGCAAGGTAGTCAGCCGTTACAACAGCACATGATGCAGCAACTGATGCAGGATAATAGTGGAATTCAGCAGCCTGTTGCGTGTCAGAGTCTTGGTGGGAGTGTGTCAAGAGATGGACTTGCATTTGGGAATAAAAGTTCTACAGGAAGCGTGACGACTGGAAATGGAACGAGTAATGTTATGGGACCTGCTCCAAGCAGAAGCAACAGTTTCAAAGTTGCTTCAAATAGTGAATCCTCTGCAGCTGGTGCAAGTAGTGGGTTCAACCAGAAATCTTCTGAGCTTCCACGTAGTCTTCATTTGTCAGAGGAAATGGTACCTGACATTCCACATGAGTTTGCGGAAAATGGATTTCTCAGCAGTGATCTTGATGATAACATGAATTTTGGTTGGAAGGCCTGA
- the LOC113760827 gene encoding probable transcriptional regulator SLK2 isoform X1, translating to MAPNRVAGGLAHSSSSSGIFFPGDGQSQVVGNSNLSSSFGNSSSTIPGSARANLGPVSGDVSNTVLNSVPSSGPSVGASSLVTDANSGLSGGPHLQRSASINTESYMRLPASPMSFSSNNISISGSSIMDGSSVMQPSSNQDPNAQQLQQNHHHQGASSATSLPTPRVGQVQLPNGSRVPGSLIQDPGYMSQLQKKPRLDIKQEDILQQQVLQQLLHRQDSMHLQNPNPQLQALIQQQRLRQQQQQLLQSMPPIQRAQLLQQQQQQQQQLQLRQQLQQQGATPSSGTKRPYDGGVCSRRLMQYLYHQRQRPADNSIAYWRKFVSEYYSPRAKKRWCLSLYDNVGHHSLGVFPQAAMDAWQCDICGSKSGRGFEATFEVLPRLNEIKFGSGVIDELLFLDLPRECRFSSGIMMLEYVKAVQESVYEQLRVVREGQLRIIFAPDLKILSWEFCARRHEELLPRRLVAPQVNQLLQVAQKCQSTISESGGEGVCQQDLQTNSNMVVTAGRQLARSFELQSLNDLGFSKRYVRCLQISEVVNSMKDLMDFCRENKVGPIEGLKNFPRQGNAAKLQAQKVQEMDQLGGIQSLPTDRSTMNKLMALHPGLNNQMGNTQHMVGRGGLSGSAQAALALTNYQNLLMRQNSMNSSRSSLHQEASSSLSNSNQNPSSTFQGPSGAVPGTLQNPPIGGFSGSHLQQPPLQQRLALLQQNNAVQGSQPLQQHMMQQLMQDNSGIQQPVACQSLGGSVSRDGLAFGNKSSTGSVTTGNGTSNVMGPAPSRSNSFKVASNSESSAAGASSGFNQKSSELPRSLHLSEEMVPDIPHEFAENGFLSSDLDDNMNFGWKA from the exons ATGGCACCTAACAGGGTGGCTGGTGGACTGGCACATTCCTCTTCCAGTTCTGGCATCTTTTTTCCTGGAGATGGTCAGTCCCAAGTTGTGGGTAATTCTAACTTGAGTTCGTCTTTTGGGAACTCATCGAGTACAATCCCGGGAAGTGCACGGGCCAATTTGGGTCCTGTATCTGGTGATGTTAGTAATACGGTCTTGAATAGCGTACCAAGCTCAGGTCCCAGTGTTGGGGCTAGCTCATTAGTCACTGATGCAAATTCGGGACTTTCAGGAGGTCCCCATCTCCAGAGAAGTGCAAGCATTAATACAGAGTCTTACATGAGGTTGCCTGCATCACCCATGTCTTTCTCATCCAATAATATTAGTATATCTGGCTCTTCAATTATGGATGGATCATCTGTGATGCAGCCAAGCTCAAATCAAGATCCGAATGCTCAACAACTACAGCAAAATCACCACCATCAAGGTGCTTCAAGTGCCACATCCTTACCAACACCACGGGTTGGGCAGGTTCAACTTCCTAATGGTTCACGGGTCCCAGGCTCATTAATCCAAGATCCTGGTTACATGTCTCAGTTGCAAAAGAAACCTCGATTGGACATTAAGCAGGAAGATATTCTCCAACAGCAGGTACTTCAGCAATTGCTGCATAGACAGGATTCTATGCATTTGCAGAACCCTAACCCTCAGTTGCAAGCTTTGATCCAGCAACAGAGATTAaggcagcagcagcaacaactGCTACAGTCCATGCCACCAATTCAGCGAGCCCAGTTGCTGcagcaacagcagcagcagcaacagcaACTGCAGTTAAGACAACAGCTTCAACAACAGGGTGCAACACCTTCATCTGGGACAAAGCGACCCTATGATGGTGGTGTCTGCTCTCGTAGGCTGATGCAATATCTATACCACCAGCGTCAAAGACCTGCA GATAACAGCATTGCTTATTGGAGGAAGTTCGTTTCAGAATATTACTCTCCCCGTGCTAAAAAGAGGTGGTGCTTATCGCTATATGACAATGTTGGACACCATTCGCTAGGAGTATTTCCCCAGGCAGCCATG GATGCATGGCAATGTGATATTTGTGGTTCAAAATCTGGAAGAGGTTTTG AGGCAACTTTTGAAGTGCTTCCCAGACTTAACGAGATCAAATTTGGAAGTGGGGTCATCGATGAGCTGTTATTTTTGGATTTGCCGCGCGAATGTAGATTTTCTTCAGGAATAATGATGCTGGAGTATGTGAAGGCAGTTCAAGAAAGTGTATATGAGCAACTACGGGTGGTTCGTGAAGGTCAGCTTCGTATTATTTTCGCCCCTGATTTAAAG ATATTGTCATGGGAATTTTGTGCACGACGTCATGAGGAGTTGCTTCCGCGTAGATTGGTTGCACCACAG gttAATCAGTTACTACAGGTTGCACAAAAGTGCCAAAGCACAATCTCTGAAAGCGGAGGAGAGGGTGTCTGTCAGCAAGATCTACAGACTAACAGTAACAT GGTTGTGACAGCTGGCCGTCAGCTTGCCAGAAGTTTTGAGTTGCAATCGCTTAATGATTTAGGATTCTCCAAGAGATATGTGCGATGCTTACAG ATATCAGAGGTTGTCAATAGCATGAAAGACTTGATGGATTTTTGCAGAGAAAACAAAGTTGGGCCTATTG AGGGCCTGAAAAACTTTCCCCGACAAGGCAATGCAGCCAAGCTTCAGGCACAAAAGGTTCAGGAAATGGATCAGCTGGGAGGTATTCAGAGTCTGCCAACTGATCGAAGTACAATGAATAAGCTAATGGCTCTGCATCCTGGATTAAACAACCAAATGGGCAATACTCAGCACATGGTGGGTAGAGGTGGTTTAAGTGGGTCAGCACAAGCCGCCCTTGCCCTGACAAATTACCAAAACTTGCTCATGAGACAGAACTCAATGAACTCAAGTCGTAGTTCATTGCATCAGGAAGCATCTTCTTCTTTGAGTAATTCTAATCAGAATCCGTCCTCAACATTTCAAGGGCCTTCAGGTGCAGTTCCAGGAACCTTGCAGAATCCACCAATTGGTGGGTTTTCAGGTTCCCATCTGCAACAGCCACCACTGCAGCAGCGTTTAGCCTTGCTGCAGCAAAATAATGCCGTGCAAGGTAGTCAGCCGTTACAACAGCACATGATGCAGCAACTGATGCAGGATAATAGTGGAATTCAGCAGCCTGTTGCGTGTCAGAGTCTTGGTGGGAGTGTGTCAAGAGATGGACTTGCATTTGGGAATAAAAGTTCTACAGGAAGCGTGACGACTGGAAATGGAACGAGTAATGTTATGGGACCTGCTCCAAGCAGAAGCAACAGTTTCAAAGTTGCTTCAAATAGTGAATCCTCTGCAGCTGGTGCAAGTAGTGGGTTCAACCAGAAATCTTCTGAGCTTCCACGTAGTCTTCATTTGTCAGAGGAAATGGTACCTGACATTCCACATGAGTTTGCGGAAAATGGATTTCTCAGCAGTGATCTTGATGATAACATGAATTTTGGTTGGAAGGCCTGA